The sequence TAAAGGTTTTCCGTGAAAACTGATTTCGTTAAGCTTGCACACTAGCCGGCGATGGCTTTGTGACTATGCAACAGCAGCTGCGGCGCGGTCGAAATAGCTAGCAACTTCAGAGATCAGCTGGCTGCAATCGCCTTGGGTAATTCCGGTAGGATCGTTGGCGAGTTTAATTGCGGCATCTTTCATCTTTTGCACGCCAACAGCTACGGAAGAGCCGGGGGTGCCCAGTGCTTGGTATGTTTCGCGCAGACCGTTCAAGCAGCGGTCATCCAGCACGCTGGAGTCACCTGCTAGTACAGCGTAGGTGACATAGCGCAGGATGATTTCCATGTCGCGCAGGCAAGCGGCCATCCGGCGGTTGGTGTAAGCATTTCCGCCTGGAGCAATTAGCTGGGGTTGCTCTGCAAACAGGGCACGAGCTGCGTCGGCAACGATCGAAGAAGCGTTGCTGGTGATGCGGTTTACTGTATCTAAACGCTTGTTGCCGTCGCGAACCAATGCTGTCAGAGCGTCCAACTGGCCGCTGCTGAGGAATTCACCTTTAGCATCTGCTTGAGAAACAACCTTGGCGAATGCGTCTAACATGAACGAAATCTCCTACTTACTTGGTTGATCGTGATTTTTTAAAACGCTTTAAGTAGCTCGCTAGCTCTTTAAAGCTATTGAATCAGCCCTTGGATAAGATCGATCGTCCGACTTCAGCACAAACACGCAACCAAGCTGCTCCCTCACCCCATTTATTCCCTCACGTCTGTTACTTCCATCCGGCCAGGTAACAAATAGGTTTTCAGAGAAATATGAGAAAAATTCTTCTTTTTATGAGAGATAGGCAAACTTGATAAATCCGTGTTTTCTTTAACTTCTGTCTGTTATTGATCCCTCCGGTTATTTTTATACAACGCCTTTGGGCTGTTTGTTTTTTAAGATTTGTTAACCTATCTCAAGAGAGATGAATAAACCATCAAAACTTTGTCCTATATAGGTTGTAGCTTCTAATTATCGTACAATACGCTCCAAAATCGACGTAGTATTTATACTTAATTCACCAAATTTAGGTTGCTTTATTATCTTTTAAGATTCGTGCAAAAGATAGGTGGGGTAAGGAGTTCTGAACCTGAATGTTATGAGGAATTTATTAAGCTTTGTGTAGTTATATAAAACATTACTTTTACTTATATGTGGATTAGACAAACGTTAGAACCGACTCAGCGACGCCGCAGCACCTCTAGGAGAGTAAGAAAAGCTGGGGGGAGAGGGGCGATCGCTTCTATCCAATCTCCAGACACGGGATGCTGCAAACGCAGTCGCCAAGCGTGGAGTGCTTGACCTGGTAGATTGACACCGACTGAGTTACCAGGACCGTAAAGCGGATCTCTCACAATGGGATGACCAATGTGGGTGCTATGGACGCGGATTTGGTGAGTGCGACCAGTTTCTAGCTGGAACAGCATCAGAGTGTAATTGCCCAAACGTTCCTTAACTTGCCAGTGAGTTACAGAGGCGCGTCCGCCCTTTTCTTCGGGGACGATCGCGTTTTTCTTGCGGTCAACCGGATGACGACCGATAGGAAGGTTAATTGTACCGATGTCAGTGGGAGGGACACCGTATACGACGGCGAGATATTCTCGGCGGGCGGTTTTGGCTTTAAGTTGGGCTTGCAAGTTTTGGTGGGCAAAGTCCGTTTTAGCAACAACCATTGCGCCAGTGGTATCTTTATCCAGACGATGGACAATACCGGGACGCTGCACGCCACCAATTGCAGATAGGGGACAGTGGGCTAAAAGCGCGTTGACGAGAGTGCCTTGCGAGTGTCCGGCGGAGGGATGAACGACTAATCCTGCGGGTTTATTGAGAATGAGCAGTTGCTCATCTTCGTAAAGGATATCGAGGGGAATGTCTTCCGCTTCCATTGTGGGGGCTTCCACAGCGGGAATAGTTATATGAATGCGATCGCCTGTTTTTAGTTTGTAATTTTTGGAAGAGGGAAGTTGCTCGTTAACTTTTACCCAACCTTGCGCGATAAGTTTTTGGATACGAGAACGGGAAAGATCTGTTAACTCGCTAGCTAGCCAAACATCGAGGCGATCGCCCTTGTTTGCTGCTAAGAACTCGCTACTATCTTTGATTTCTAAGTTAATTTCTGTCACAGTTTGTTGGAATTAATTTCGCGTTTTTCAAGTATAAAGCGGAGGGCTTACAGTTCTGATTATGCTTGCTCTGCCCATTTCAGCTAGATCAATATAATTAACTCAAACTGCTTAGTGGTATCTGCAATTAGCTGTCCAGCCCTGTCGGGGTAGATGATGTCTCATGAGTTTGGCTTGGGGTTGGTCTGCTTTGTAAGTTTATCGTTTATAGGGCGCGATCGCATTATTTTAAGCGAACCGCAGAGGCGCAGAGAAAGATAAGAGAGGGCGATCGCTCTTAGATAATCTAGCTTCATACGATCGCTCTTCTTACTCTATGACCACTTCATTAGCTTTACATTCCGGGAAATACTTTGGATAAATCTAGGGACGAATCGGGAAAACAGGGTAGAGCGATCGCTTCATTTGGCAAGAAAATTTGTTTGGTGCGATAGCCAAATTTGGCTGCTCTATTTTCATAGGTGCTGCTGTAACATTCCAGGCAATTATCTACCAAATTAAATATCCAATAATTAGAAATATCCGCTTCAGCATACAAGGCTAGTTTCGTCTTCTGGTCATAATCTAAAGAAGAATCTGCAACCTCTATCACTAACAACACATCAGCAGGAATAGGGTGTTCGGAGAAATAGTCATCAGAGCGATTTTGCACAATGGCAATATCTGGTTCAGGTTCACCATCGTTTGGGATAACCATCGGTTCTTGTCCCCGTAGGGTAGCACGCTCACCCACCAGTTTGAATAACTCCCGAAATAGACGGGTATTGCAAACTGAGTGTGGTCTACCTTTTGCGGCCATTTGGATGATTTCTCCGCGAATTAGTTCAACTCGG is a genomic window of Microcoleus sp. FACHB-831 containing:
- a CDS encoding Uma2 family endonuclease: MSFVQAKRFTLAEYHQLAELGFFHEDDRVELIRGEIIQMAAKGRPHSVCNTRLFRELFKLVGERATLRGQEPMVIPNDGEPEPDIAIVQNRSDDYFSEHPIPADVLLVIEVADSSLDYDQKTKLALYAEADISNYWIFNLVDNCLECYSSTYENRAAKFGYRTKQIFLPNEAIALPCFPDSSLDLSKVFPGM
- a CDS encoding RluA family pseudouridine synthase — protein: MTEINLEIKDSSEFLAANKGDRLDVWLASELTDLSRSRIQKLIAQGWVKVNEQLPSSKNYKLKTGDRIHITIPAVEAPTMEAEDIPLDILYEDEQLLILNKPAGLVVHPSAGHSQGTLVNALLAHCPLSAIGGVQRPGIVHRLDKDTTGAMVVAKTDFAHQNLQAQLKAKTARREYLAVVYGVPPTDIGTINLPIGRHPVDRKKNAIVPEEKGGRASVTHWQVKERLGNYTLMLFQLETGRTHQIRVHSTHIGHPIVRDPLYGPGNSVGVNLPGQALHAWRLRLQHPVSGDWIEAIAPLPPAFLTLLEVLRRR
- a CDS encoding phycocyanin subunit beta → MLDAFAKVVSQADAKGEFLSSGQLDALTALVRDGNKRLDTVNRITSNASSIVADAARALFAEQPQLIAPGGNAYTNRRMAACLRDMEIILRYVTYAVLAGDSSVLDDRCLNGLRETYQALGTPGSSVAVGVQKMKDAAIKLANDPTGITQGDCSQLISEVASYFDRAAAAVA